One segment of Schistocerca nitens isolate TAMUIC-IGC-003100 chromosome 3, iqSchNite1.1, whole genome shotgun sequence DNA contains the following:
- the LOC126249168 gene encoding piggyBac transposable element-derived protein 2-like, with translation MSRKSQEEMLMEWLEIPLSSDDDLECFSDDSIQDETYVAPESVDCDSDSSDEESQVPVIRTEDVSGTRQSDVIMKESTSQLSDNALKLPCSSKNITKNSRSVVWKDKQLIIPELQSKFHGNTSLPEEVINLNTPYQFFKHIFPSKLFDLIVEESHRYSVQCNPDRPIDLSCDDIKKFIGICLVMSIVHVPNTRDYWGEVTGAHLIKTTMTVNQYEQIRKFLHFNDNSAMIPRGEKGHDRLFKIRPIIELMRSRFQTIPVEECVSVDEQICSTKARSYLKQYMPNKPHKYGYKLFVISGISGYAYDFEIFTGDENEPEKRVTGEEDLGASANVVVRLSRILPRNMNHKLYCDNYYTSLPLLVWLHKQGIYSLGTVRRNRVPDCKLPSEAELKKMARGASVERVATVDGVDISNVVWKDNKSVMLLSTLAGQQPIHEAGRYDKKTKSRITIPCPQIIKLYNKHMGGVDLLDSIMGRHKILVKSRKWYIRLFYHLLDMGVVNSWLLYRRVAETKGIRRTMKLSEF, from the coding sequence atgtctcgaaagagtcaagaagaaatgcttatggaatggttagagattccactaagcagtgatgacgatcttgagtgtttctctgacgattccattcaagatgagacatatgttgctccagaatctgttgattgtgatagtgacagtagtgacgaagaaagtcaagtaccagtaattaggactgaagatgtttctggaacaagacaatctgatgttataatgaaggaatcgacgtcacagttgtctgataatgctctgaaactgccatgcagcagcaaaaatattaccaaaaacagcaggagtgtggtttggaaagataaacagttgattattcccgaactgcagtcaaaatttcatggcaatacttcgttaccagaagaagtaataaacttaaatactccataccaattcttcaaacatatatttccatctaaattgtttgatctaattgtcgaagagtctcatagatacagtgtgcagtgtaatcctgatagaccaatagatttatcctgtgatgacataaaaaaatttataggcatctgtctcgtAATGTCAATAGTTCATGTACCTAATACGAGGGATTACTGGGGAGAAGTTACTGGTGCTCATCTGATCAAGACAACAATGACAGTGAATCAGTATGAGCAAATACGTAagtttcttcacttcaatgacaacagtgcaatgatacccaggggtgaaaaaggtcatgatagactcttcaagataagacccataatagaattgatgagatctcggtttcaaacaatacctgttgaggagtgtgtttctgttgatgaacagatatgttcaacaaaggctagaagttatttgaaacaatacatgccaaacaagcctcataaatatggatacaaattatttgttattagtggcatatctggttatgcctacgattttgagattttcactggagatgaaaatgaaccagaaaaaagagtgactggggaggaagacttgggagcaagtgcaaatgttgtagttcgactcagtaggatactaccaagaaatatgaaccacaaactgtactgtgacaattattacacaagtctgccactgcttgtatggttacataaacaaggaatttactcacttgggacagtcagaagaaacagagtgccagactgcaagctcccttcagaagctgagctgaagaaaatggcacgaggtgcatcagtagagcgcgtcgcaacagtggatggtgtcgacatatcaaatgtagtgtggaaagataacaagagtgtgatgttgctttctacacttgctggacagcagcctattcatgaagcagggaggtatgacaaaaaaacaaagtcaagaataacaataccttgtccacaaataattaagctctacaataaacatatgggaggtgttgaccttcTTGATAGCATAATGGGTCGACATAAAATTCTTGTGAAAAGTCGAAAATGGTATATAAGATTGTTTTACCATCTCCTGGACATGGGAGTAGTCAATTCCTGGCTGTTGTATAGGAGAGTAGCAGAAACCAAAGGGATTAGGAGAACTATGAAACTCTCCGAATTTTGA